The Desulfococcus multivorans DNA window CATGGGCAACAAAATAGCCGACGGCGACATCCTCGTTACCGGCGGGGGCGGATTTCTGGGCGGCGCCATCGTTCGGGAACTGGTTCAGCAGGGCGAAACCGTTCGGACCTTCTCCCGGGGACACTATACCGGCCTCGATGATCTCGGCGTTCGCCAGATCCGCGGAGACCTGACCGATCCCGAGGCGGTGGAACGCGCCTGCCGCGGCGTCGAGGTCGTCTTCCACACAGCGGCCAAACCCGGCGTCTGGGGGGATGGAAAGGTCTATTACAGCGCCAATGTGACGGGTACCGGGAACATCCTTCGAGCGTGCCGGAAAACCGGGGTCGCCCGGCTGATCCATACCAGCTCTCCCAGCGTCATCTTCGACGGCACCGATATGGAAGGCATCGATGAAACCGCACCCTACCCGACATATTACACCGCCCACTATCCCCGGACCAAGGCCCTGGCCGAGCAGGCAGTGGTCGCCGCCGCAGCGGAAGGACTTCCGGCCGTCGTTATCCGTCCGCACCTGATCTGGGGGCCGGGCGATCCCCACTTGACACCCCGGATCCTGAAAAGGGCCGCCCGTCTCAGAATTGTCGGAAACGGCCGGAACCGGGTCGACACTATTTACATCGACAACGCGGCAAAGGCCCACCTGCTCGCGGCTCAGGCCCTTCGAGATCGTCCCGAGATCTCCGGCCGCATCTATTTCGTCAGTCAGGACGATCCGATCCCCCTGTGGGACATGATCAACGCGATTCTCGCCGCCGCCGGGAAGCCGCCGGTGCGACGGACCATCTCCAAACGGCAGGCCGCTTTTGCCGGACATCTTATGGAATGGCTGTACCGTGCCTTCCGCCTCCCCGGCGAACCCCCCATGACGCAGTTTGTCGCCGAAGAATTGGCCACTGCCCATTGGTTCGACATCACTGCTGCGAAAAGAGATTTGGGGTACCGGCCGGAAATTTCCATAGCGGAAGGGCTGAAAAGGCTTGCCGATTCCCTGTCCCCCCTCCGGAAACAAGCGGTTCCTTAATCTCGAAATCTCCTCCGGAGCGACCTGCTGGTTCAAGCATCGAATGGTTCAGGGGCGTCTGTCCCCCAGAATCCATTTTTTCAGGGCCCGGGTAATCCAGCGGCCCAACGGCGCTGCGGCGACATATCCGATGACGGCGATCATGAAAAACAGCACCACTCCGCCGGCCGCCCCCAGGTCCTGAGGCCGAATCCGGGGAACCACAACCCATGCGGCGATGAGACCTGTGATAATCTGCCAGGTGTCCGGCAGGAAGAGCACATAAAAGAAGATGTAACCGAAACGCCATTGTCTTTTTCGCAAAACAACACCTCTTGATCGTCATGATTTGGAGACTGACTGGAGGTACCCTATAGCAGTTCCGGAAGTTTCATGCAATTCCACTTCGACGCCCGCTGAAATTGTCATCCCGCCGGCATTCCGAACGCCTCGTTCCCGATCTGCGAGAAGAGAACCCTTGCGAAGCCTCGTCAAAATGGGCTATAAATTCGCGATCAGCCGACGGGAAGCGTCGGTCGGTCGACCCGTTTCACCGAAGGAAGGCACTGAAACGGCATCTCCCTTGAATCGCCGCCGGAAAGCGCCGGTCGGCAAAACCGAAGCCATAAGATGAAACCCAGGAGACGACTCAATGATCAAGGCGAACACCCTGAAGAAGGGAAATATCGTGGATATCGGCGGCCAGCCCCATCAGGTCAAGGATATGGAAGTCCAAACCCCCTCGGCCCGGGGCAGCAACACGCTCTACAAGGTCCGGTTCACCAATGTGGTCACCGGACAGAAGCTGGATCAGACCTTCAAAGGTAACGACACCCTGGAAGAACTGGAGATGGAGCGCCGTCCCGTCAGCTTCATTTTTCGAAATCAGGACATGTATACCTTCATGGACAGCGAGAATTTCGAACAGTACACGCTGGGGGAAGCGAGCCTGGAGGGAAAGACGGAATGGCTCGTGGAAGGCCTGGAGGAGATCACGGCCCTGTTGTTGAACGGTCGCGTCATGGCCGTCGAACTGCCGGCATCCATCGACCTTGAGATCGTCGATACCGCTCCGGCCCTCAAAGGCGCTTCAGCCACCAACCGCAACAAGCCCGCGACCCTTTCAAACGGGATGACGGTTCTCGTTCCCGAATACCTCACCCCAGGAGAGATGATTCGGGTTAACACCGAAACCGGAAAGTTCATGTCCAGGGTCAAATCGTAATGCGGCTCGAACCGCATACCGTTAAGCCTGGCAGATCATTAAAAAGGGACATCCGCTGAAGCGGATGTCCCTTTTTTAAACTATGTATGCGGCCGGAGCGTTAAACGACCGTCACGTTCACGGCGGCAGGTCCTTTTTGGCCCTGCTCGATGTCAAAGGTGACCCTGTCGCCCTCATCAAGGGATTTGAAGCCGCTTGCATTGATCCCTGAATGGTGAACAAATACATCCGGTCCGTTTTCCTGTTCGATGAATCCATAACCCTTGCTGCTGTTAAACCATTTTACAATTCCATCAGCCATCGTGGTAAATCCTCCATGTTAAAAAATTTTTTTCCGGGTTCCAAACTTCAGGCTACCACTTTGACAAATGGACCTTTCCTTTAGAACGAAACCGGCCCGTCAACCGCGACCGGGCCCTTACTAATGATCGTTATACTATCATATTCAAGGAAAAAATCAAGATTATTTTTAAAATATCGGAAATTTATTTCCAGCCGTAGAATTGCGTCACGCTAAAAAATTGACAGACGGCCGTCATTCCTTTACACAGATGGAAAGGGCGCCATTGAAGGGCCGAGTGTCCCCGGGTTTGAAAATGAAGCCGTACCGTTTGAAGAAAGAAAAACCGAAAAGCCGTACGCCGGGAAAGGAATCGAGAATGAAGGTGTTGATAGCGAATCGGGAGGAGACCACCAGACTGATGCCCATGGATGCCTGTATCGATAGCATGGAAGACGCCCTCAGGCTTCTCGACCAAGGCGACGCCGTTATGCCGTTGCGACAGATGCTCGCCCTGCCCGACAGCAAGAACATCCTGGCACTGATGCCCGCCCACCTTGGCGGCATCGGATCGGTAGGCGTGAAGGTGATCACCATCTTTCCGGGAAATCACGGCACGGAATACGACAGCCATCAGGGTGCCGTGCTGCTCTTTGACACCGAACACGGTCGTCTCCAGGCCATCGTGGACGGAACGGCCGTCACGGCGATCCGGACGGCCGCCGTCAGTGGGGCGGCCACCCGTCATCTCGCCCGCCCCGATGCGAGCGACCTCGCCATTATCGGCTCGGGCACTCAGGCCGGAACCCATCTGGAGGCCATGCTGACGGTCCGGGAGATCCGACGGATTCGCATTTTCAGCCGCTCGACAGCGAGAGCAGATGCCTTTGCCGCCACGGCGGAAAAAAAATTCGGACGAGCCGTCGAGGTGATAAAAACGGCGAAGGCCGCCGTTGAAGGCGCCGACATCATCTGTACCACCACCGCCGCTCACGCGCCTGTCGTCATGGGGGATTGGATTTCTCCAGGCGCCCATATCAATGCCGTCGGCGCCTATCAACCCCATACACGGGAACTGGATACGGCTGCCGTGGCAGGCGCCCGGCTCTATGTCGACCGCCTCGAGTCGGCTCTCCGGGAGGCCGGCGAATTCATCATTCCCAGAAACGAGGGCGTCATCGACACAAACCATATCATCGGTGAACTCGGAGCGTTGCTGTCGGGACGGATCCCCGGGAGACAATCCCCCAGAGACATCACGCTGTTCAAATCTCTCGGCATCGCCGTCGAGGACCTGGCTGCGGCCCGTCTCATCCTGGATCAGGCCCTTAAAAAGAACATCGGCACCTTTGTGGATTTCGGCGGCGGGGAATCGGCGGCATAACCGGAGGCCGGATCAGGCATATGGCAAACCCCACGACAGTTTCAGGTCCGAAGGACCGCCAACTCTGCCGCATGACGGAGACCCGGCGGACGTGTTCCTATCTTCCCGAAAAATTCGCCGCACTGGAATACCGCCTCATCGCAGGTGCGACATCCGAAACCTGTGGACGGCTTGTGGCCCGGGGATGGCGTCGGTTCGGCATCTCCTTCTTTCGCCCCGCATGCGAAGACTGTACTGAATGCCGCAGCCTTCGTGTCGTCGTGGACCGATTTCGACCCTCCAAAAGTCAGCGTCGTTGTATAGCCCGAAACCTGAAAGTCGGAGCAGTTCTCAAACAACCCGGGATCAGCCGCGAACACGTACAACTCTACAATGCGTATCACGAGGACATGCATCATCGCCGCGGATGGCCTTACCGCCCCATAGAGACTCGGGAATATTTCGAATCCTTTGTCATGGGCGCCGGCGACTTCGGGCATGAGATCGCATATTACAAGGATACGCGTCTCGTCGGCATCGGGCTGGTGGACATCCTCCCCGGGGGAATTTCCAGCGTTTACTTCTATCATGACCCCGCCTGGCGACACTGCGGACCGGGTACTTTTTCGATTCTCCGGGAAATCCAATTGGCGAAAACGATGGGTATTCCCCACCTGTATCTCGGTTACTGCATCCGGGGGAACCCATCCATGAGCTACAAATCCCGGTTTGTCCCTCATGAAATTCTCGATCCCCGAACGAAGGGTCACCCATCTCCGTCCTGGCGCCCTCCCGCATAAACCCGCTGCCGGGCGAGCGCCGCCGCTGCAAGCGGTCCCACCGCCGAATCCACATAGTCATAGACACGAGCCCTGGTTTTGCCCGGCGCCGGCCGTAAAACACGGCCCAGGTATTGGAGAAGGCGCCCGCTGAACCTGACAGGAGTGGCGATGAATAAGGTTGCAAGATCCCTGCAGTCGAATCCCTCGCCCACCAGTTGACCGGTGGCCACCAGCACCCGGACCTCGCCGGCTCCAATGCCCTCGAGCACCGCCTTTCGCTGCCGAGGCGGAACATCCCCGGTCAGGAGCGCCGCTTCGATTTTATACCGATACCGCAGCAGCGACTGGAGGACCTCGCAGTGCCGTTTCCGATCCGAGAGCACCAGACAAACCCCCTGCCCCTTCAGGGCTTCCGCCGCCACATCCGCCGCGATGAGGTGATTCCGTCTGTCGTCTGCGGTAAGTTCGGACAGCATCTTCGCATATTCGCGGACCGGATCGTGATAGGGCGAGAAAGCGGTCTCCCGGACCACCACGTCGGCCGCCAGGATGTGGCCGCCTGCCACCAGATCTTCTTTTTCGATGACGTGGTGGACATCGCCAAGATACCAGAAGATCAGCTTGGAGAGCTTGTCCCGCCGCCAGGGAGTCGCCGTAAGCCCCAGCATGAAACGCGCATCGAAGGCGGAGACCGCATCCGTGAAGGTGCGGCTGGGGGTTCGATGGCACTCGTCTACGATAAGGAATCCCGTGTTCGGCGAAACCTCACGGCAGCACTTGCAGAGGGACTGGATCAGCGCCACGGTTACCGGCCTGCCCATCTGTTTTTTTCCCGCACCGATAAGCCCGATGTCGTTTTCGGCCACATCCAGAAACCGTTTGATGCGCTCGATCCACTGAAAAGCGAGTTCCCGGTTGTGCACCACCACCAGCGACGGCTGCCGCCGCCGGGCCATCATATAGAGGGCGATAACGGTCTTCCCGCTGCCCGTCGGGGCCGAAAGAACCCCGAACTCCTTTTTCAGCATCCGCTCCGCGGCCTCTTGCTGAAAAGGTTTGAGGACTCCGTTGAATACCAGCGCCGTTTCTCCAAATGAGCGCCGTCGGTCATCGATCTCACAGGGCACTCCCGCCCGTCGACACATCAGAAGGAGCTGGCGGACAAACCCCCGCGGGACGACGAGGTCGCCCCGGCGGGTTTTCTCATAGGCTCTCACGTACTTGGGCGTATCGCCGTTCCACCGGCCCATCCGTTCGTTTTCCGCCCACCGGGGGTTGAGAAAATTGAGTCGGCGCTTGATCTCGCCTTCGACGTCCTCCGGCACGTTCGACAGGATCAATTGATTGGCAATCAATATGTTCATGCTGACATTCTCTTCTTCCATCTCAACTTTCATAGGCCGGTGCTTTCCGGTCAACATCATGAAAATCGAAAGTTGAATTCCATGTTGAAAGCCCCGCTCTGCTTTCCAGGGAAGATCCGGTGGGTCCCGCTGAAAGTTCGGGATCAGGGCTTGCGAATCCCGTGGAATGCGGTGTGATTGAACAATAAGCCGCAGGAACGGGAAATGAAACGCTGCGCAGATATCGAAGTTCTGCGGGATCGTTATGATTGGCACTCTTCCCGGCGCCGGTCAATAAAGAATTTGTTTGACTTGTACGATCTAATTGCCTATTCAATCATGGAATTATCATCGGCATGAACCGATAGATCCATGGACCTCCCGATAATGATTTTGGCAAGGCCTGGCGATGACGGCATATTGAGAGCATATGTCGACGAAGGAGGTCGCCGTCAAAATCACTATCCGGAAGTCTATACAATTCATCTTCGAGAAGGGACAGACACCACGCCATATGAGCAGCAAAATCCTTATCAACGCCGTTGATCACGACGAATGCCGCATTGCCAAGGTTACGGACAGCAAACTGGAAGAGTTCAATATAGAAAACGCGGCCAGGGAGATCACCCACGGCAATATCTACAAAGGCATCATCACCCGGATCGAGCCCGGGCTTCAATCCGTATTTGTAGATTACGGCGCCGAACGGCACGGCTTTCTTCAAAAGCATGAAATTCACAGTGACTATTTCCAGGACAATCGTACCGGAGAGGATTCCATCAGCAATCTCGTTCGGCGGGGACAGGAACTCCTGGTTCAGGTGACCAAGGACCCCATCCTCAACAAGGGGGCCATGCTGACAACTTTCATCTCCCTGCCGGGACGTTACATCGTCCTGATGCCCGGAAGCAAGAACAAGGGCATTTCCCGGAAGATCGAGGACGAAGAGGAACGCAATCGCCTTAAAGAACTCCTCGGCATGCTCAAAATCCCGGACGGTTTCGGTCTCATTATTCGAACGGCCGGGGCAAGCTGCACCAAAACCCGCCTGGCGAAAGACCTCAGGTATCTCCTCACGCTCTGGAAAAACATCAACAAGAAAGGTATCGGCGAAAGCGCGCCTGCCCTGCTTTACAAGGAGCGTCATCTCGTCCTCCGCTCCATCCGGGATTCCTTCACCCACGATGTGAAGGAGATCCTCGTCGACACGGAATCGGTCTATCAGGAAATCAAAGATTTCATCCATATCATCTCGCCCAAGCATACCCGAATCGTAAAGCTCTACAAAGGGGACAAACCCATCTTTACCAAATATGAGCTGGAAGACCAGATTGCGTCCATTTACGAAAACCGGGTCGATCTGAAATCCGGCGGTTCCATCGTCATCGATCCTACCGAAGCGCTGGTCGCCATTGACGTCAACTCCGGGAAAAGCACCCAGAAACGCTCCATCGAGCAGACAGCGTTCTCCACCAACATCGAGGCCGCCGAGGAGATCGCGCGTCAGTTGAGACTCAGGGATCTGGGGGGGCTGATCGTCATCGATTTCATCGACATGCGGGAGTCCAAGCACAAACTGGAGGTAGAGCGGAACCTCAAATCTTTCATCAAACTGGACAAGGCCCGCATCAAGGTCGGACGGATTTCCCGTTTCGGCCTTCTCGAGATGTCCCGGCAGCGGATCCGCCCCTCCATCGAGTTCGGCAATTTCCAACCCTGTAAATATTGCGGTGGAAAGGGGCAGTTGCCTTCAACGGAAATGCTGGGGCTCAACATTCTGCGAAGACTGCAACTGGAAACATTGAAACAGGGAATCACCCGCGTCAAGGGCGTCGTACCTCTTGACGTCGCCGATTATCTGCTGAATAAGAAGAGAAGGGAGATTCTCGACCTGGAGGTTCGCCGCGACATCAGCATTCTCATAGAGGGGGATGCGGCCATGCTTCCCAAAGAGAGCACGATTACCAGCGAGTGATACGCTGCGTCGGGAGCGGATTCCGACCCTGGAATGAGCATGGAACGCGGTTTTTTGAAAGAGGGGGGCTTATGTCGAACTATCAGAGCGGCAGTAATCGAACATTCAAGATAATCCTCATACTGACCATTCTTCTGGTATTGGCGGTGGGCATCGGATGGTTCTGGTGGATGCAAAAAACCCATGCCCCGGCAACAACGCCCCTTCCGCCCCATTCTTCCCAAACCGTCCCGGAGGGTGAATCGCCGTCCGCGGGAATGGCGTTGGATTCCGTCGAGACAACGCAATCGCCGGGCCCCGTCGTTCACTACGACATCACCGACGATGAGTTCAAAAAGCTGATGTCCGAGAGAAAAGCCCAATTCGGACTGAAAGACAGCGTCGACATGATTGTCGAATCGGGCGAGACCCTCGAGGTCGGCGGAATCTCGCTTTCCATGGAGGAGATTCTCGAAAAAATCCGGATCAAGAGTGGAACGATATCGGAATCGGATCTGGGCCCCACCCTCTCCACCCTGAACGAAAAGGAGCGGATCGACCGCCTTTATACCCAGCTCAGAGAGAGCGAAAAACGCTTTGAGGCGTTGGAAGATGAACTCGAAAAAGCATCGCCGGATACACCTGATCTGGCGAAAAAGCTCAAGGAACACGAAAGCCTCCGAGAGGTGGTAAACGACTACCATGCGTACCGCAGCGCTCTTTCGGCGATTCGCGAATGGGAACTCGTCCGGAAACGCAGGGAATCAGGAGGAAACCCGGCTGAAGAAGCGGCCGTTCTGACCTTGCAGAAAACAGACCTCGAACGCCGCCTGACTGCTGGGATGGAATTCCCGGCGACGGATCCGGCGGTGGAAGACCGGCTGCTTGAGATTCTGAACGAATCCCGAACCCGATTGAAAGAAATCGATGAAGCCCTTACCGAAATCAAGGATCTGGCCGCCGCACCGACTCTCGTCCGGGAACGGACCGAGCTCGTCGATCGGATCACCGCGCTGGAAACATACGAAACCGTGCTCAACAGAATCGACAAACTTGAGACCTTTTCGACGATGACGGATGCCGAGGCAACGGCAAACATCGATGCAATATTGCAGGACCTTCACGTCACAGCCGACGAATTGGAGGATCGTCTGACGGATCGGCTGGTTCCCGATGCAAAAACCGAGGTCTACGGCATCTACATCGTCCGCCCCGGCGACAACATCTGGAATATCCATTTTCAATTTCTGAAGGAAAACTTCGCATCCAGAGGTATCCTCCTGTCCCCCGTCGCCGACGAACCCAACGAAAGGGGCGTCAGTTCAGGGGTGGGGAAAATTCTGAAATTCGCGGAGGGGATGGTTTACATCTACAACCTTCGTGAGCGCCGCCTTTCGGACAACGTCAACATCATTCAGCCCATGACCAAGATCATCGTTTTCAATATGGCCAAGGCCATCGATTTAATCAAGAAAATCGAGCGGGATGATATCAAGCGCATTCAGTTCGACGGGGAAACGCTCTGGCTGCCCGCAGAATAAAGGCCGGCATGGGCGTGCGCAAGGGAAAAAAATGGAAACCATTTGACGAACGTGGATATTTAAAGTATATGTGCGCCGTTTTGTTTACAAGAATCGGTCATTTGGAATTAAACTATATATTTTTTCAAGGAGGTTTGTTGTGATCGATATCGCTTATGCAATGGCCCCGCCTGCCGGCGGCGGCTCCGGAGGGGCCGGCGGGTTCGCCTCTTTCGTCCCCCTGATATTGATGTTCGTGATCTTCTATTTCCTGTTGATTCGTCCCCAACAGAAAAAGGCGAAGCAGCATCGCGAGATGGTCAATAATTTAAAAAAAGGCGACCGGATCATGACCAACGGAGGTCTTTACGGCCGAATCGTCGGTCTGGACGGAGACGCCATATCCCTCGAGATTGCCGATAAAGTCCGGGTCAAAATCAATCGGGGTTATGTCGGGTCCCTGCTTCAGGATACACCCCAAAAGCAGTCGAACAAAAACGACAAAGATTCCGACGATCTAAAATCCAAATAGATAGAGTATCCTCTTTAAAACCCCGTTTTAAATCGAGATGATTTTCGTTGTCCATCTCGTTTATCGGGGTTTTTCGCTATTGGTCAGTGGATTGCCCCCATCCTCGTTTGCCGGATGCATTGACCAAATCCACTCGTGAAAGGAACGGATCATTGAAGAACATCTCATGGAGGCTGATAATCGTTGGCATCGTCCTGACGGCTGCGGTCGTTTATCTTCTCCCGACAATCGCACCGGGTATGTGGCCACACAAACAGATCAATCTCGGGCTGGATCTCCAAGGCGGCATGCACCTCGTTCTCGAGGTCGATACGGATAAGGCCGTCGAAGGCACCGTAGGTCGTCTGACCCAGGAAATTCGAGACGCCCTCAAAAGCGAGCGGCTCAGATACACCCGGCTCGATCGGGTCGAGGGAAACGTCATCGTCCTCTCGATCCCGTCGACCGAGGATGAAAAAGTCAATGCCGTCCTGGACGGTGAGTTTCCCGAGCTGCGAATGATAGCGACATCCCGGGAAAACGATGCCGTCACATTGAGGATGGATTTGCCGGAAAAGGAAGTCGAGGGCATCAAGACCATGGCCGTGGCCCAGGCTCTGGAGACCATCCGGAACCGGATCGATCAGTTCGGCGTGAGCGAACCGGATATCCGGAATCAGGGTGAGAATCGTATCCTCATCCAACTTCCCGGCATTCGAGACACCCAACGGGCCAAAGAGTTGATCGGGCGAACCGCACAGCTGGAGTTCAAGCTTCTGGACGAGGTAAACACGCCCCAGGATTATGTCGATAAAACGCCTCCTCCGGGAACCGAGCTGTTGTGGCAGATCGACCGGGATCCCAATACCCGTCGGGAGATCAAGACCCCCTTTCTGGTCAAGAAAAACGCGGTGCTGACCGGCGCTTACCTGACCGATGCCCGGGTCCAGATCGATTCCCAGTACAACGAACCCTATGTTTCCATCAATTTTGATCGCAAGGGTGCACGAATATTCGAAAAGATCAGCGGCGAAAACGTCAGGAAGCGGCTGGCCATCGTGTTGGACGACAAGGTTTACTCGGCGCCGGTCATTCAGGAACGGATCAGCGGCGGCGAAGCCCGCATCACCGGTAATTTCACCGCGGAGGAGGCCAGGGATCTGGCCATCGTTCTGCGGGCGGGCGCACTTCCCGCCCCCGTAAAAGTGATGGAAGAACGCACCGTCGGGCCGTCCCTGGGCTCGGACTCCATTCGTAAGGGGCTTTTTTCCATGATCGTGGGCAGCATCCTGGTGGTGATCTTCATGGTCGTTTATTACAACATGTCCGGGCTCATCGCCGATCTCGCGCTCATTCTCAACATCGTGTTCATTGCGGCAGGGCTTGCCGTCTTTCAGGCGACGCTGACAATGCCGGGCATTGCGGGGATCATCCTGACCATCGGCATGGCCGTGGATGCCAACGTCCTCATCTTCGAACGCATCCGGGAAGAGCTGCGGATCGGCAAAACACAGCATTCGGCCGTCAACGCGGGCTACGACCGCGCCACCCTGACCATCATGGACGCCAATGTGACGACCCTCATCGCCGCCTTGGTTCTGTTTCAGTTCGGTACCGGCCCCGTCAAGGGATTTGCCGTCACCCTAAGCCTGGGAGTGATCTCAAGTCTCTTTACGGCGCTTTTCGTGACGAAAATCGTTTTCGATTATCTGCTCGTCAACCGCCGGGTCAAAAAAATCAGCATATGAATTCCGGGCGTGTAATCGGCAAGCCTTACTGGACCGAACCCATCAACCGAGGATAACGAACCATGCAGTTTATCAAATCCGACATCAATTTCGACTTTATCGGCAGAAGGAACATCGCATACTGCATCTCCGGTGTACTGCTGCTGTTGAGCATCGCCACCCTTCTTTTCCACGGCGGCCCCAAATACGGCATCGATTTTGCCGGTGGCACGGTCATTCAGGTCAAATTCGACAGCGCCGTCACTGCGGCTTCGATCAGAAAAGGGCTGGAAGAGATCGGCATCACGCAACCGACGGTTCAGGTTTTCGGAGAGGCGCAAGACCATGAGTTCCTCATCCGGAGCGATGTTTCCGAAGAAGTCTCGGAGGAGTTGCAGAACCGGATCGGAGAGACCTTGAAAACCGCCACGGGAAGCGATGTCGAGATCCGACGCGTGGAGATGGTGGGTCCGCAGGTGGGCAAGGACTTGCGGGAAAAAGCGCTTTTCGCCATGTTTTACGCCCTGCTGTTCATCACCATCTACATTTCGGGCCGATTCGAGCTCAAATGGGTACAGTCCGGGATCATGGTGGCCGTCCTCATCGGTGCGGTCTACCTGCTATCTCTTCTTAAAGTGAGCATCCCTTTTCTGATCTTGTCGGCCCTGATCGTCAGCCTGGTGCTGTTCTGGTTCCTGCAGTTCAAATACGCCATGGGCGCCATCGTGGCGCTGATCCATGACGTCACCATTACCGTGGGCGTATTCTCTCTGTTCGACAAAGAGTTTTCTCTCCCGATTATCGCAGCCCTTCTGACCATCATCGGGTATTCCCTCAACGACACCATCATCGTCTTTGACCGCATCCGGGAAAACCTTAAAAAAATCAGCAAAAATTCTCTGGATATCATCATTAATCAAAGCATCAACGAGACCCTTTCCCGGACGATCCTGACCTCCTCAACCACGCTGGTCGTGGTATTGGCGCTCTTTTTTCTGGGCGGCGGCATCATTCACGATTTCGCTTTCGCGCTGATCATCGGCATCGGTATCGGCACCTATTCGTCCATCTTCATTGCCAGTCCGATTCTTCTGGCATGGCAGAAAGCCGTCGGGAAACGATAGGCGCGAAGGGCTCGAAGACGTTGGATCCGTTGGCATCCGAATCCTTGAACAGTCTGACCGCCTGGTTC harbors:
- a CDS encoding NAD-dependent epimerase/dehydratase family protein, with product MGNKIADGDILVTGGGGFLGGAIVRELVQQGETVRTFSRGHYTGLDDLGVRQIRGDLTDPEAVERACRGVEVVFHTAAKPGVWGDGKVYYSANVTGTGNILRACRKTGVARLIHTSSPSVIFDGTDMEGIDETAPYPTYYTAHYPRTKALAEQAVVAAAAEGLPAVVIRPHLIWGPGDPHLTPRILKRAARLRIVGNGRNRVDTIYIDNAAKAHLLAAQALRDRPEISGRIYFVSQDDPIPLWDMINAILAAAGKPPVRRTISKRQAAFAGHLMEWLYRAFRLPGEPPMTQFVAEELATAHWFDITAAKRDLGYRPEISIAEGLKRLADSLSPLRKQAVP
- the yeiP gene encoding elongation factor P-like protein YeiP yields the protein MIKANTLKKGNIVDIGGQPHQVKDMEVQTPSARGSNTLYKVRFTNVVTGQKLDQTFKGNDTLEELEMERRPVSFIFRNQDMYTFMDSENFEQYTLGEASLEGKTEWLVEGLEEITALLLNGRVMAVELPASIDLEIVDTAPALKGASATNRNKPATLSNGMTVLVPEYLTPGEMIRVNTETGKFMSRVKS
- a CDS encoding cold-shock protein; the protein is MADGIVKWFNSSKGYGFIEQENGPDVFVHHSGINASGFKSLDEGDRVTFDIEQGQKGPAAVNVTVV
- a CDS encoding ornithine cyclodeaminase family protein: MKVLIANREETTRLMPMDACIDSMEDALRLLDQGDAVMPLRQMLALPDSKNILALMPAHLGGIGSVGVKVITIFPGNHGTEYDSHQGAVLLFDTEHGRLQAIVDGTAVTAIRTAAVSGAATRHLARPDASDLAIIGSGTQAGTHLEAMLTVREIRRIRIFSRSTARADAFAATAEKKFGRAVEVIKTAKAAVEGADIICTTTAAHAPVVMGDWISPGAHINAVGAYQPHTRELDTAAVAGARLYVDRLESALREAGEFIIPRNEGVIDTNHIIGELGALLSGRIPGRQSPRDITLFKSLGIAVEDLAAARLILDQALKKNIGTFVDFGGGESAA
- a CDS encoding arginyltransferase; the encoded protein is MANPTTVSGPKDRQLCRMTETRRTCSYLPEKFAALEYRLIAGATSETCGRLVARGWRRFGISFFRPACEDCTECRSLRVVVDRFRPSKSQRRCIARNLKVGAVLKQPGISREHVQLYNAYHEDMHHRRGWPYRPIETREYFESFVMGAGDFGHEIAYYKDTRLVGIGLVDILPGGISSVYFYHDPAWRHCGPGTFSILREIQLAKTMGIPHLYLGYCIRGNPSMSYKSRFVPHEILDPRTKGHPSPSWRPPA
- a CDS encoding DEAD/DEAH box helicase, producing MNILIANQLILSNVPEDVEGEIKRRLNFLNPRWAENERMGRWNGDTPKYVRAYEKTRRGDLVVPRGFVRQLLLMCRRAGVPCEIDDRRRSFGETALVFNGVLKPFQQEAAERMLKKEFGVLSAPTGSGKTVIALYMMARRRQPSLVVVHNRELAFQWIERIKRFLDVAENDIGLIGAGKKQMGRPVTVALIQSLCKCCREVSPNTGFLIVDECHRTPSRTFTDAVSAFDARFMLGLTATPWRRDKLSKLIFWYLGDVHHVIEKEDLVAGGHILAADVVVRETAFSPYHDPVREYAKMLSELTADDRRNHLIAADVAAEALKGQGVCLVLSDRKRHCEVLQSLLRYRYKIEAALLTGDVPPRQRKAVLEGIGAGEVRVLVATGQLVGEGFDCRDLATLFIATPVRFSGRLLQYLGRVLRPAPGKTRARVYDYVDSAVGPLAAAALARQRVYAGGRQDGDG
- a CDS encoding Rne/Rng family ribonuclease yields the protein MSTKEVAVKITIRKSIQFIFEKGQTPRHMSSKILINAVDHDECRIAKVTDSKLEEFNIENAAREITHGNIYKGIITRIEPGLQSVFVDYGAERHGFLQKHEIHSDYFQDNRTGEDSISNLVRRGQELLVQVTKDPILNKGAMLTTFISLPGRYIVLMPGSKNKGISRKIEDEEERNRLKELLGMLKIPDGFGLIIRTAGASCTKTRLAKDLRYLLTLWKNINKKGIGESAPALLYKERHLVLRSIRDSFTHDVKEILVDTESVYQEIKDFIHIISPKHTRIVKLYKGDKPIFTKYELEDQIASIYENRVDLKSGGSIVIDPTEALVAIDVNSGKSTQKRSIEQTAFSTNIEAAEEIARQLRLRDLGGLIVIDFIDMRESKHKLEVERNLKSFIKLDKARIKVGRISRFGLLEMSRQRIRPSIEFGNFQPCKYCGGKGQLPSTEMLGLNILRRLQLETLKQGITRVKGVVPLDVADYLLNKKRREILDLEVRRDISILIEGDAAMLPKESTITSE
- the yajC gene encoding preprotein translocase subunit YajC — translated: MIDIAYAMAPPAGGGSGGAGGFASFVPLILMFVIFYFLLIRPQQKKAKQHREMVNNLKKGDRIMTNGGLYGRIVGLDGDAISLEIADKVRVKINRGYVGSLLQDTPQKQSNKNDKDSDDLKSK